A genomic window from Triticum urartu cultivar G1812 chromosome 7, Tu2.1, whole genome shotgun sequence includes:
- the LOC125525672 gene encoding fibroin heavy chain-like isoform X2 → MASSRRVLLVALLVSMAAGVAMGRPVRSDLGLGLGGGLGIGLDLGLGGSGSGQGSGYSAWSGQNGGSHTASGRGSGTGSGYGYGSGSANGGSASGCGSGTSSCSGSGSGSGSVGLDTSINVGVGVGVGSNGGANGGPDCNTGTGSNYGSGAGLGSGSGSGSGSGGGSYSSRGRESSGIGSGSGVSSGVGGGSNVGPSGGCLSCGSATGGVVGGSSSNSNSNSGTGSGSNSYGGSNAGSYSNSAAGSGSSVGSGYDSSGSGSGSGSSSGSGAASFGGSRVGSNSNSGSTSGANSGSNSGAIGASGSGSNSMSSANSGAFGASGGGSNSMSGSGSSSNSGSMSGANSDAGSSSGSTGFGSSTGAGSSSSAWSGAGSGSNPGSFSGAGSSSWSSSTSGSTSGAGFGPGGRPGFGVGGGGTGYGAGYGSGGGSGWGKHH, encoded by the exons ATGGCGTCGTCCCGTCGGGTTCTTCTTGTGGCGCTGCTAGTGTCAATGGCAGCAGGTGTTGCAATGGGCAGGCCGGTGAGAAGCGACTTGGGTCTGGGTTTAGGTGGTGGGCTAGGCATAGGGCTTGATCTTGGGCTCGGTGGATCGGGTTCGGGCCAGGGGTCGGGTTACAGTGCTTGGTCGGGTCAGAACGGTGGCTCTCACACCGCGTCCGGTCGTGGGTCGGGCACGGGCTCCGGTTACGGGTATGGCTCGGGCTCTGCTAATGGGGGCTCAGCTTCCGGTTGCGGTTCGGGTACGTCGTCTTGCTCGGGTTCGGGTTCTGGCTCTGGCTCCGTAGGCTTGGACACATCGATAAATGTCGGTGTTGGTGTCGGCGTCGGCTCGAATGGTGGGGCGAACGGTGGTCCGGACTGTAACACGGGTACCGGGTCGAACTATGGTTCCGGAGCGGGCTTGGGTTCGGGCTCTGGGTCTGGGTCCGGGTCAGGTGGAGGTTCATATTCCTCACGTGGGCGTGAGTCATCTGGTATTGGGTCGGGTTCGGGTGTATCGTCCGGGGTTGGCGGCGGGTCGAATGTCGGGCCAAGTGGTGGGTGCTTATCTTGTGGTTCCGCCACTGGTGGTGTTGTTGGTGGCTCCTCGTCGAATTCAAATTCGAATTCGGGGACTGGTTCAGGCTCCAACTCGTATGGTGGGTCGAATGCCGGTTCTTACTCGAATTCTGCAGCTGGGTCCGGCTCAAGCGTAGGCTCGGGATATGATTCCTCTGGCTCAGGTTCAGGTTCAGGTTCATCTTCTGGGTCAG GTGCGGCTTCATTTGGTGGATCACGTGTCGGTTCAAACTCCAACTCTGGCTCTACGTCGGGTGCAAACTCAGGGTCAAATTCTGGTGCAATCGGTGCATCAGGTAGTGGATCAAACTCCATGTCAAGTGCAAACTCGGGCGCGTTCGGTGCATCAGGCGGTGGATCAAACTCCATGTCGGGTTCGGGGTCAAGCTCTAACTCCGGCTCTATGTCGGGTGCAAACTCGGATGCTGGTTCGAGCTCTG GGTCTACTGGATTCGGTTCCAGCACGGGCGCCGGTTCTAGCTCGAGCGCCTGGTCCGGCGCCGGCTCCGGCTCGAACCCCGGCTCATTCTCCGGAGCAGGATCCTCCAGCTGGTCCAGCTCGACGTCCGGCTCAACCTCGGGCGCAGGGTTCGGTCCCGGGGGACGGCCGGGGTTCGGCGTGGGCGGAGGAGGAACAGGCTACGGCGCGGGTTACGGGTCCGGTGGCGGGTCTGGCTGGGGCAAGCACCACTGA
- the LOC125521711 gene encoding E3 ubiquitin-protein ligase GW2-like isoform X1 — translation MGNAALRGPAVEERLTQPRRLVRQLSDLDPDRLRRLIRSGDLAPCFDAADEDGRAVECPICFHFYPSLNRSKCCGKGICTECFLQLMPSKASRAVHCPFCKTAAYAVEYRGARTLSEKKLQREVSFQPRDSDQHTASYYLIFASKTFILNFLQEEQSVHEGATRIHSKNAGRHILLP, via the exons ATGGGCAACGCTGCGCTGCGTGGTCCGGCGGTGGAGGAGCGGCTGACGCAGCCGCGCCGCCTGGTCCGGCAGCTCTCCGACCTCGACCCCGACCGGCTCCGGCGGCTCATCCGCTCCGGCGACCTCGCGCCGTGCTTCGACGCCGCCGACGAGGACGGCCGCGCCGTGGAGTGCCCCATCTGCTTCCAC TTCTACCCGAGCTTGAATCGATCCAAGTGCTGCGGCAAAGGGATCTGCACAG AGTGCTTCCTGCAGCTGATGCCGTCCAAGGCTTCCAGGGCTGTCCA CTGCCCATTCTGCAAAACCGCAGCCTACGCTGTCGAATACCGCGGTGCTAGAACCTTGAGTGAGAAGAAACTTCAACGAGAAGTAAGCTTTCAGCCCAGAGATTCTGATCAACATACAGCATCATACTACCTGATATTTGCCAGCAAAACTTTTATTCTGAATTTCTTACAGGAAGAACAGAGCGTTCATGAGGGTGCGACGAGAATACATTCCAAGAACGCCGGTCGACATATCCTACTACCATAG
- the LOC125525672 gene encoding fibroin heavy chain-like isoform X1 → MASSRRVLLVALLVSMAAGVAMGRPVRSDLGLGLGGGLGIGLDLGLGGSGSGQGSGYSAWSGQNGGSHTASGRGSGTGSGYGYGSGSANGGSASGCGSGTSSCSGSGSGSGSVGLDTSINVGVGVGVGSNGGANGGPDCNTGTGSNYGSGAGLGSGSGSGSGSGGGSYSSRGRESSGIGSGSGVSSGVGGGSNVGPSGGCLSCGSATGGVVGGSSSNSNSNSGTGSGSNSYGGSNAGSYSNSAAGSGSSVGSGYDSSGSGSGSGSSSGSGAASFGGSRVGSNSNSGSTSGANSGSNSGAIGASGSGSNSMSSANSGAFGASGGGSNSMSGSGSSSNSGSMSGANSDAGSSSGAFGASGSGSNSMSSSGSTGFGSSTGAGSSSSAWSGAGSGSNPGSFSGAGSSSWSSSTSGSTSGAGFGPGGRPGFGVGGGGTGYGAGYGSGGGSGWGKHH, encoded by the exons ATGGCGTCGTCCCGTCGGGTTCTTCTTGTGGCGCTGCTAGTGTCAATGGCAGCAGGTGTTGCAATGGGCAGGCCGGTGAGAAGCGACTTGGGTCTGGGTTTAGGTGGTGGGCTAGGCATAGGGCTTGATCTTGGGCTCGGTGGATCGGGTTCGGGCCAGGGGTCGGGTTACAGTGCTTGGTCGGGTCAGAACGGTGGCTCTCACACCGCGTCCGGTCGTGGGTCGGGCACGGGCTCCGGTTACGGGTATGGCTCGGGCTCTGCTAATGGGGGCTCAGCTTCCGGTTGCGGTTCGGGTACGTCGTCTTGCTCGGGTTCGGGTTCTGGCTCTGGCTCCGTAGGCTTGGACACATCGATAAATGTCGGTGTTGGTGTCGGCGTCGGCTCGAATGGTGGGGCGAACGGTGGTCCGGACTGTAACACGGGTACCGGGTCGAACTATGGTTCCGGAGCGGGCTTGGGTTCGGGCTCTGGGTCTGGGTCCGGGTCAGGTGGAGGTTCATATTCCTCACGTGGGCGTGAGTCATCTGGTATTGGGTCGGGTTCGGGTGTATCGTCCGGGGTTGGCGGCGGGTCGAATGTCGGGCCAAGTGGTGGGTGCTTATCTTGTGGTTCCGCCACTGGTGGTGTTGTTGGTGGCTCCTCGTCGAATTCAAATTCGAATTCGGGGACTGGTTCAGGCTCCAACTCGTATGGTGGGTCGAATGCCGGTTCTTACTCGAATTCTGCAGCTGGGTCCGGCTCAAGCGTAGGCTCGGGATATGATTCCTCTGGCTCAGGTTCAGGTTCAGGTTCATCTTCTGGGTCAG GTGCGGCTTCATTTGGTGGATCACGTGTCGGTTCAAACTCCAACTCTGGCTCTACGTCGGGTGCAAACTCAGGGTCAAATTCTGGTGCAATCGGTGCATCAGGTAGTGGATCAAACTCCATGTCAAGTGCAAACTCGGGCGCGTTCGGTGCATCAGGCGGTGGATCAAACTCCATGTCGGGTTCGGGGTCAAGCTCTAACTCCGGCTCTATGTCGGGTGCAAACTCGGATGCTGGTTCGAGCTCTGGTGCGTTCGGTGCATCCGGTAGTGGATCAAACTCCATGTCTAGTTCAG GGTCTACTGGATTCGGTTCCAGCACGGGCGCCGGTTCTAGCTCGAGCGCCTGGTCCGGCGCCGGCTCCGGCTCGAACCCCGGCTCATTCTCCGGAGCAGGATCCTCCAGCTGGTCCAGCTCGACGTCCGGCTCAACCTCGGGCGCAGGGTTCGGTCCCGGGGGACGGCCGGGGTTCGGCGTGGGCGGAGGAGGAACAGGCTACGGCGCGGGTTACGGGTCCGGTGGCGGGTCTGGCTGGGGCAAGCACCACTGA
- the LOC125521711 gene encoding E3 ubiquitin-protein ligase GW2-like isoform X3 codes for MGNAALRGPAVEERLTQPRRLVRQLSDLDPDRLRRLIRSGDLAPCFDAADEDGRAVECPICFHFYPSLNRSKCCGKGICTECFLQLMPSKASRAVHCPFCKTAAYAVEYRGARTLSEKKLQREQNFYSEFLTGRTERS; via the exons ATGGGCAACGCTGCGCTGCGTGGTCCGGCGGTGGAGGAGCGGCTGACGCAGCCGCGCCGCCTGGTCCGGCAGCTCTCCGACCTCGACCCCGACCGGCTCCGGCGGCTCATCCGCTCCGGCGACCTCGCGCCGTGCTTCGACGCCGCCGACGAGGACGGCCGCGCCGTGGAGTGCCCCATCTGCTTCCAC TTCTACCCGAGCTTGAATCGATCCAAGTGCTGCGGCAAAGGGATCTGCACAG AGTGCTTCCTGCAGCTGATGCCGTCCAAGGCTTCCAGGGCTGTCCA CTGCCCATTCTGCAAAACCGCAGCCTACGCTGTCGAATACCGCGGTGCTAGAACCTTGAGTGAGAAGAAACTTCAACGAGAA CAAAACTTTTATTCTGAATTTCTTACAGGAAGAACAGAGCGTTCATGA
- the LOC125521711 gene encoding E3 ubiquitin-protein ligase GW2-like isoform X2: protein MGNAALRGPAVEERLTQPRRLVRQLSDLDPDRLRRLIRSGDLAPCFDAADEDGRAVECPICFHFYPSLNRSKCCGKGICTECFLQLMPSKASRAVHCPFCKTAAYAVEYRGARTLSEKKLQREEEQSVHEGATRIHSKNAGRHILLP, encoded by the exons ATGGGCAACGCTGCGCTGCGTGGTCCGGCGGTGGAGGAGCGGCTGACGCAGCCGCGCCGCCTGGTCCGGCAGCTCTCCGACCTCGACCCCGACCGGCTCCGGCGGCTCATCCGCTCCGGCGACCTCGCGCCGTGCTTCGACGCCGCCGACGAGGACGGCCGCGCCGTGGAGTGCCCCATCTGCTTCCAC TTCTACCCGAGCTTGAATCGATCCAAGTGCTGCGGCAAAGGGATCTGCACAG AGTGCTTCCTGCAGCTGATGCCGTCCAAGGCTTCCAGGGCTGTCCA CTGCCCATTCTGCAAAACCGCAGCCTACGCTGTCGAATACCGCGGTGCTAGAACCTTGAGTGAGAAGAAACTTCAACGAGAA GAAGAACAGAGCGTTCATGAGGGTGCGACGAGAATACATTCCAAGAACGCCGGTCGACATATCCTACTACCATAG